In a single window of the Rhopalosiphum padi isolate XX-2018 chromosome 1, ASM2088224v1, whole genome shotgun sequence genome:
- the LOC132923025 gene encoding pyruvate dehydrogenase [acetyl-transferring]-phosphatase 1, mitochondrial has translation MSINFYTNNVCLLGIKNIFKFQLHSKCIHKSVVARKITPQEVTAILSSKEHIYEFEQNLGSVKAYETNQLESNAPIEDARAEAKCLLTSGMLFGVFDGHGGASCSHVITKRLFDYICVSLLPKPLLLEYLESGNQLVEMRNETFDLVAELKTLYAQSLKSYVLKLINERQEHQFKMKDALEKAFLQLDEDIMSEARLNINSEVDNLTLNVGLSGSVACVAHIDGPHLHVASTGDCLAVVGVYTDDDTWIAKVMVEEHNTDNLNELHRVISEHPSNEKDTVIKYERLLGQLAPLRAFGDLRYKWSREMLLEHIVPKLGENAIPPFYYTPPYLTAKPQVAHHHLQPRDKFLILATDGLWDFMSPLQVVRLVGEHMSGKVTLTPLKLPRKNMKLSEINNLLLQRRDSLKRKPVDANACTHLIRNALGGSEYGVEHAKLSQLLNLPKNISRSFRDDITITIVYFNTEYLRHPQA, from the exons AtgtctattaatttttacacaaataacGTGTGTTTATTaggcattaaaaatatattcaagtttcaattacattcaaaatgtattcataagTCTGTTGTTGCTAGAAAAATCACACCTCaagaa GTGACAGCGATTTTAAGCTCTAAAgaacatatttatgaatttgaaCAGAATTTGGGATCTGTTAAAGCATATGAAACAAATCAACTGGAATCAAATGCACCAATTGAAGATGCTCGTGCTGAAGCAAAATGTCTTTTAACATCTG gtaTGTTGTTTGGAGTTTTTGATGGACATGGTGGTGCAAGTTGTTCACATGTAATTACCAAACGTTTATTTGATTACATTTGTGTAAGTCTGTTACCCAAGCCATTACTTTTAGAATATCTAGAATCTGGCAATCAGCTTGTTGAAATGCGTAATGAGACATTTGATTTAGTTGCTGAATTAAAAACCTTATATGCCCAAAGTTTAAAATCAtatgtacttaaattaataaatgaacgTCAAGAACATCAGTTTAAAATGAAAGATGCATTAGAAAAAGCATTTTTGCAACTTGATGAAGATATTATGTCTGAAGCAAGATTAAATATCAATAGTGAAGTAGATAATTTGACATTGAATGTTGGATTGTCTGGATCTGTAGCATGTGTTGCTCATATTGATGGCCCTCATTTACATGTTGCTTCAACTGGAGATTGTTTGGCAGTAGTTGGAGTATATACTGACGATGATACATGGATAGCTAAG GTCATGGTTGAAGAACATAATACTGATAATTTAAATGAACTTCATAGAGTGATTTCTGAACATCCTTCAAATGAAAAAgatacagttataaaatatgaaaggcTTCTTGGTCAGCTAGCACCATTAAGAGCTTTTGGAGATTTAAG gtataaatggtCAAGAGAAATGTTATTAGAACACATTGTTCCTAAATTGGGTGAAAATGCAATACCACCTTTTTACTACACACCTCCGTATTTAACTGCTAAACCTCAAGTTGCTCATCATCATCTTCAACCTAGAGATAAATTTCTGATACTTGCTACAGATGGTTTGTGGGATTTTATGTCTCCGTTACAA gtTGTTCGTTTGGTCGGAGAACATATGAGCGGAAAAGTTACACTGACACCACTTAAGTTACcaagaaaaaatatgaaattaagtgaaataaataatttacttttacaaAGACGAGACAGTTTAAAACGAAAACCAGTAGATGCAAATGCATGTACACATTTAATACGTAATGCATTAGGGGGTTCAGAGTATGGTGTTGAGCATGCTAAATTATCTCAATTACTTaatttacctaaaaatatttctagATCATTTAGAGatgatataactataactattgtttattttaatactgaatACTTAAGACATCCTCAAGCTTAA
- the LOC132923032 gene encoding vacuolar protein sorting-associated protein 4: MAVSATLQKAIDLVTKATEEDRNKNYEEALKLYESGIEYFLHALKYETQGEKAKDSIRGRCTQYLERAEKLKDYLKNGKNKKKPVKTGESNSKNDDKKNDSDDDGDDPEAKKLQNKLEGAIVVEKPCVKWSDIAGLEGAKEALKEAVILPIKFPHLFTGKRIPWKGILLFGPPGTGKSYLAKAVATEANNSTFFSVSSSDLVSKWLGESEKLVKNLFELARQHKPSIIFIDEVDSLCSSRSDNESESARRIKTEFLVQMQGVGTDNEGILVLGATNIPWVLDAAIRRRFEKRIYIPLPEEHARLIMLKQNLGNTYHLLTEADLKTLATKTEGYSGADISIVVRDALMQPVRKVQTATHFKRIPGPSRADPNVIVNDLLTPCSPGSPGAIEMSFMDVPSDKLLEPAVSMSDMLRSLATSKPTVNDDDMKKLDKFTMDFGQEG, from the exons atggcCGTATCTGCTACTTTacag AAAGCAATTGATTTAGTAACCAAAGCAACTGAAGAAGaccgtaataaaaattatgaagaagccttaaaattatatgaaagcgggattgaatattttttacatgctctaaaat aTGAAACCCAAGGAGAAAAAGCTAAGGATAGCATACGAGGTCGTTGTACACAATATTTAGAAAGAGCTGAAAAACTAAAAGATTACttgaaaaatggaaaaaataaaaagaaaccaGTTAAGACTGGAGAGTCAAACTCTAA AAATGATGACAAGAAAAATGACAGCGATGATGATGGAGACGACCCTGAagcaaaaaaattacaaaataaattagaagGGGCTATTGTTGTTGAGAAACCTTGTGTAAAATGGTCAGACATTGCTGGCTTAGAAGGAGCAAAAGAAGCACTTAAAGAAGCTGTCATACTTCCTATAAAATTCCCTCACTTGTTCACTGGCAAAAGAATCCCTTGGaaaggaatattattatttggg CCACCAGGAACTGGTAAATCATACCTAGCAAAAGCAGTTGCAACAGAAGCCAATAATTCTACATTCTTTTCTGTCTCATCTTCTGATCTTGTATCTAAATGGTTAGGTGAATCTGAAAAACTTGTCAAAAATCTTTTTGAATTAGCTAGACAACATAAACCCAGCATTATATTCATTGATGAGGTAGATTCACTTTGTTCGTCACGTTCAGATAATGAATCCGAATCAGCTCGTCGAATAAAGACTGAGTTTTTAGTTCAAATGCaag gtGTTGGTACTGATAATGAAGGTATTCTTGTATTGGGAGCCACAAACATACCTTGGGTACTTGATGCAGCTATACGTAGACGTTTTGAAAAGCGTATTTACATACCTTTACCAGAAGAACACGCTcggttaataatgttaaaacaaaatttaggtAATACCTACCATTTACTAACTGAAGCTGACCTAAAGACATTGGCTACTAAAACTGAagg ctaTTCAGGAGCAGATATTAGTATAGTTGTAAGAGATGCATTAATGCAACCAGTACGTAAAGTACAAACAGCTACACATTTTAAACGAATACCTGGACCTAGCCGAGCAGATCCAAATGTAATTGTGAATGATTTGTTAACACCGTGTTCTCCAGGTAGCCCTGGTGCCATTGAAATGTCATTTATGGATGTCCCCAGTGATAAACTTCTTGAACCTGCTGTTTCTATG AGTGATATGTTACGTTCATTGGCTACATCTAAACCTACAGTGAATGATGATGATAtgaaaaaattagataaatttacTATGGACTTTGGTCAAGAAGGGTGA